One window of the Microscilla marina ATCC 23134 genome contains the following:
- a CDS encoding winged helix-turn-helix transcriptional regulator: protein MKKKWSLNEKYTELQGLYSTYQICPLSVTLNAIGGKWKPAVYRVISLGVNRFGEMHHALEGISKRMLTRYLREMEDDGIIHREVFPVVPPKVEYSLTDFGKTLKPVFAAIEKWGLEHGDKTDTAPDEQVE, encoded by the coding sequence ATGAAAAAAAAATGGTCCCTTAACGAGAAGTACACTGAACTACAGGGTTTATACAGTACTTATCAGATCTGTCCTTTATCTGTCACGCTCAATGCGATAGGAGGTAAATGGAAACCTGCAGTATACCGCGTGATTTCGCTGGGTGTTAATCGATTTGGTGAAATGCACCATGCCCTGGAGGGCATAAGCAAGCGCATGCTTACCCGTTACCTGAGAGAAATGGAAGATGATGGAATTATACACAGAGAGGTGTTTCCGGTGGTGCCTCCCAAAGTAGAGTATAGCCTGACTGACTTTGGCAAAACTCTTAAGCCTGTATTTGCCGCCATTGAAAAGTGGGGGCTGGAGCATGGCGACAAAACCGACACTGCACCAGACGAGCAAGTAGAGTAA
- a CDS encoding SDR family oxidoreductase produces MNMKELTIIGATGKLAIPVINELLEKGVAIKAVVRDVIGAREKLPPAVDIVFGDLENVASLEAALQGTEYLYLNLGAPVPGEKFVAELHGVQNILKAAKGKLKQIIKIADLGTLHPEFHPSKTRHPGSVLRQQGHSLIKAAGIPLTTFNATWFINAIPWFVQGESLIIFGKHKAPMYWTNTVDLATYVFKAIGNKDAFDKDFALQGKEPIAYTEAAQKYVSAKNLPVQVVESPIPEVELGFLGDVLRYSESFEEKFQAQELYEVLGEPALSFTEAVEAV; encoded by the coding sequence ATGAACATGAAAGAGTTGACCATTATTGGCGCTACCGGAAAATTGGCCATACCTGTAATAAACGAATTATTAGAAAAAGGAGTTGCCATCAAAGCAGTAGTAAGAGACGTAATCGGCGCCAGAGAAAAACTCCCCCCAGCTGTAGACATTGTTTTTGGAGACTTAGAAAACGTAGCAAGTTTAGAAGCAGCCTTGCAAGGTACCGAATATTTGTACTTGAACCTGGGAGCCCCCGTACCAGGTGAAAAATTTGTAGCAGAACTGCACGGTGTGCAAAACATACTAAAAGCTGCCAAAGGTAAGCTTAAACAAATTATTAAAATTGCCGACTTAGGTACGTTGCACCCTGAGTTTCACCCCTCAAAAACCAGGCACCCAGGCAGTGTGCTTAGGCAACAAGGACATAGCCTTATCAAAGCAGCGGGCATTCCATTGACTACCTTCAATGCTACCTGGTTTATCAACGCCATTCCTTGGTTTGTGCAGGGTGAGTCATTGATTATATTTGGCAAACACAAGGCGCCTATGTACTGGACCAACACAGTAGACCTGGCAACCTATGTTTTTAAGGCTATAGGCAACAAAGACGCTTTTGACAAAGATTTTGCCTTACAGGGAAAAGAGCCCATAGCATACACTGAAGCTGCCCAAAAATATGTCTCAGCCAAAAACTTACCTGTACAGGTAGTAGAGTCTCCCATTCCAGAAGTTGAGCTAGGTTTCTTAGGAGATGTATTGCGTTACTCCGAAAGCTTTGAAGAAAAGTTTCAGGCTCAAGAGTTATACGAAGTATTGGGCGAGCCTGCTCTGTCTTTTACCGAAGCAGTAGAGGCAGTGTAA